From Cupriavidus oxalaticus:
TCGGCATGCTGCAGCACGCGCGTGACCACGGGCTGGGACACGTGTAGCAGGCGCGCGGCTTCGCTGACGGTGCCGGTCAGCATTACGGCGCGGAAAACCTCGATCTGGCGCAGGCGCATTGGCTTAGGGCGTCTGGAATTAGGGACGTCTGGAACGATAGGCACAGGCCATCCATAGCCTGAAGACATATTCTGGCACGTATTCGCATTGGGCAAGCCGGCCCCGCTGATCTACCCTCTGGCATCGGTCTTTTGATGCAACAAGGAAGTCAATGCGGGTAGTGATCGTGGGCGCCGGGGTGGTCGGCATGACAACGGCGTGGCGCCTGGCCCAGGACGGGCATGAGGTGACGGTGCTGGAACGGCACCAGGGTCCCGGCGAGGAAACCAGCTTTGCCAACGGCGGGCAGCTCAGCTACAGCTACGTGGCGCCGTTGGCCGGGCCGGGCGTGATGGGCAAGGTGCCGGGCTGGCTGCTGCGGCGCGATTCGCCGATGCGCTTCCGCCCGGTGGCCGATCCCGCGCAATGGCGCTGGCTGGCGGCCTTCATGGGCGCCTGCAATGCCGGCACCAGCGAGGCCACCACGCGCAAGCTGCTGCGCCTGGGCTTCTATTCGCGCGACCAGCTGCAGGCGTTCGTGGCGCAGCACGAGCACGAGGACAGCGGCTTCGGCTTCGATTTTGCGCGGCGCGGCAAGCTGGTAGTGCACCGCGACGAAGCGGCGTTCGCCTCGGCCTGCCGGCTGCTGGATTACCAGGCCAGGCTGGGCTGCGAGCAGCAGGCGCTGGACCGCGATGCCTGCGTCGCGCTGGAGCCCGCGCTGGCCGGCATCCGCGAAGAGATCGCCGGCGCCATTTATACGCCGAGCGAGGAGGTGGGCGACTGCCACCGCTTCTGCGTGTCGCTGGCACGGTTGCTGCAACACGGCGGCGGCCGCACTGGCGTGTCGCTGCGCTTCGGCACCGTGGTGCACGGACTGCAGCAGCAGGGCGGACGCGTGACCGGGGTGCGCACCGATGCCGGCGAGGTGCCGGCCGACGCGGTCGTGGTCGCGGGCGGCATCGGCAGCGTGCCGCTGCTGCGTCCGCTGGGTGTGCGGCCGATGCTGTGGCCGCTCAAGGGCTACAGCATCACCGTACCGCTGGCCAGTGGCGCGCGCGCCCCGCATATCAGCGTGACGGATTTCGCCAACAAGATCGTTTACGCGCGGATCGGCAATACACTGCGGGTGGCGGGCATGGCCGACCTGGTGCGCGGCGGCACCCGCATCGACCCGGAGCGGGTCGGCACGCTGGTGGCGCAGACGCGCGCCTTGTTCGACGGCATCGTGCCGGACCTGCCGCTGGCGCAGCTGCAGCCGTGGGCGGGCCTGCGTCCGGCCACGCCGGACGGGCTGCCGCTGATCGGGCCGTCGCGCGTGTCGGGCCTGTGGCTGAACCTGGGCCATGGCGCGCTGGGCTTCACGCTGGCGATGGGCAGCGCCGGCCTGCTGGCCGACCGGCTGGCGGGGCGGCGCCCGGCCCTCGACGCCGCGGATTTCGATGCCGCGCGCGCGTAGCGCAGCGGCATGAAGCAATGGTTCCTGCAGTACCCATGAGTTCGCATTACCGCATTACCTCGAGAAAACGAGCCTCAATGACCAAGCCCCACTACAAGGAGCGCGACATGAAACCATTGCACACCCGCCTTGCCACCCGACGTATGCTCGCGGCTGCCACGCTGTTGCTGGCCGCCGGCGCGGCCCAGGCTGCCGACGGCGACACGCTGAAGAAGATCAAGGACAGCGGCGTGATCTCGCTGGGCTACCGCGAATCGTCGATCCCGTTTTCGTACACCGACGGCAAGGAGGTGATGGGCTACTCGCACGAGATCCTGCTGCAGATCGTCGACAAGGTGAAGAGCGAGCTGAAGATGCCGAACCTGCAGGTGCGGCTGACGCCGATCACTTCGCAGAACCGCATCCCGCTGGTGCAGAACGGCACCATCGATATCGAGTGCGGCAGCACCACCAATAACCTGGAGCGCCAGAAGCAGGTGGCGTTCTCCAACAGCCTGTTCGTCTACGGCATCAAGATGCTGACCAAGAAAGACTCGGGCGTGAAGGAGTTCACCGACCTGAAGGACCGCAACGTGGTCACCACCGCCGGCACCACCGGCGAGCGCCTGCTGGTCAAGATGAACGGCGAGAAGGCGATGAACATGAACCTGATCAGCACCAAGGACCATGGCCAGTCCTTCCTGATCCTGGAAAGCGGCCGCGCTGCGGCCTTCGTCATGGACGAGCCGCTGCTGTATGGCGAGCGCACCAAGGCCAAGAGCGCCGGCGACTGGATGGTGGTCGGCGCGCCGCTGCAGATCGAGAACTACGCCTGCATGTTCCGCAAGGACGACCCTTCGTTCAAGAAGCTGGCCGACGGCGTGATCGCCGACCTGCAGACCAGCGGCCGCGCGGAGAAGCTCTACAACAAGTGGTTCATGTCGCCGATCCCGCCCCGCAACATCAACATGAACTACCCGCTGTCGGCCGACATGAAGGCACTGTTCGCGGCGCCCAACGACAAGGCCTACCAGTAACGGCGAAGGGCATAGCCGCCGTGGCGGATGCATCGCCCCGGCGGTTATATAGCCATAATGAATCGTTATTTCGCCATCGATAGCGTTTGCGGTAGTGTAGAGCCCGATATAGGCTCATAGCAGCACAACCGGCCGGCAGCCTTCCACGAGAGGCCAGCCGGCGTTGCCTGCCCACTTACTGCCTATCCGCATCCACTGGAGAACATATGCGATCGATTCGTACTGGCTGGTTCAAGTCGCTGCTGGCGGCCTCGCTGATGGCGGGGGCCGGCCTGGCGGCCACCGCGGCCCATGCCGCCGACCTGCTCGACACCGTCAAGCAGGCCGGCGTGCTCAAGATCGGGCTGGAGGGCACGTACCCGCCGTTCGGCTTCCGCGGCGCCAAGAACGAGCTGGAAGGGTTTGACGTCGATGTCGCGCGCGCGGTCGCAGGCAAGCTGGGGGTCAAGCCCGAGTTCGTCACCACCGAATGGAGCGGCATCATTGCCGGACTGCAGGCAGGCAAGTTCGACGTGATCGTCAACCAGGTCAACGTCACGCCGCAGCGCCAGCAGGTGCTGGACTTTTCCACGCCCTACGTCTACTCGGATGCGCAGCTGATCCAGCGCAAGGACGACAAGCGCCAGTTCAAGTCGCTGGAAGACCTGAAGGGCCACAAGCTCGGCGTCAGCCTGGGCAGCAACTACAACGAGCTGGCCAAGTCGGTGGCCGGCATCGACGTCAAGACCTATCCCGGCGCGCCCGAGTACCTGCGCGACCTGGCGGCACAGCGCGTCGACGCCGCGCTGAATGACCGGCTCATGGTCGCCTACCTGGTCAAGACCGCCAACCTGCCGCTGCGGGCGGGCGCGATCGTGGCGGGCGCGACCACGCAGGTGGCCATCCCGTTCCGCAAGGACAATCCCAAGTTCGCGCAGGCCATCAACCACGCGCTGGAAGACCTGAGCAAGGACGGCACGCTTGGCAAGCTGTCGGTGAAGTGGTTTGGCACCGACGTGACCAAGCCCGCCGGCAAGCCGGTCAAGTAAGCCGGTCAACTAAGCGCATCAAGTAAGCGCATCAAGTAAGCGGATCAACTAAGCCGGCCCGCGAGGCGGGCGGTATCATGTCGCGGCGCGGCGGCCTGCAGGGCTGCCGCGCCGCTTTGTTTTATTACCTTCAGTCCGCCGCCACGCCCATGTCCGCTCTCCAGCTCGTCATCGATTCCCTGCCCGTGCTGCTGCAGGGCACGCTGCTGACCATCAAGTTCGCGTTGTGGTCGATGGTGTTCGGACTGGTGCTTGGCACCGTGGTCGCGCTGATGGGCATCAGCCACAGCCGCGCGCTCAAGGCGGTGGCGCGCGCCTACGTCAGCATCATGCGCGGCACGCCGCTGCTGGTGCAGATCTTCGTCGTGTACTACGGGCTGCCGGGCGTCGGCATCGCGCTGGAGCCCACGCCGGCCGGCGTGCTGACGCTGAGCCTGAACGTGGGGGCGTACCTGTCGGAAAGCATGCGCGGCGCCATCCTCGGCGTGGCGCGGGGCCAATGGCTGGCGGCGTACAGCCTGGGGCTGACGCCGGCGCAGGCGCTGCGCTACGTGGTGGGTCCGCAGGCGCTGCGGCTGGCGGTGCCGAGCCTGTCGAACAGCCTGATCAGCCTGATCAAGGATACGTCGCTGGTGTCGGTGATCACGGTGACCGAACTGCTGCGCACCGCGCAGGAGGTCATCGCGGCGACATACCAGCCGTTGCCGCTGTACCTGGCGGTGGCGGCGATCTACTGGGTGTTGAGCACCGGGCTGTCCGGGCTGCAGCATATGCTGGAGCGCAAGCTGTCGCTGCCGGGCAGGCACTGAGCCGCGCCGCTGCCAAAGCAAAAGAGCCAGCTCCGGAGAGCTGGCTCTTCTTTTCGGCAATGCGGGCCGTTGCCGGCCCGCGCGCTCAGCCCTGCGCGATGCGCCCGGCAATATGCCCCAGCGCCTCTTCCACCTGGTCCACCAGGACCAGGCACAGGTCGCCCGGCTTCAGGTGCGACAACGCGGTATCGATGGCCAGGAATTCGCCGCGGATTTCCTCGACCTGGCTGGTGCGCTGCGCGCCCTGCAGGCCTTCGCGCAGCAGCGCCAGCACCTCGCCGTCGGCACGGCCGCGCTGGCACTGGTCCTGGTACAGCACCACTTCGTCGAACACGCCGCCCAGGATCTGCGTCTGACGGCGGATGTCCTCGTCGCGGCGGTCGCCGGCACCGCTGATCACGACCACGCGGCGGCCGGCCGGCATGGTCTCGACCGCGTTGCACAATGCCTGGATCGCGTCCGGGTTGTGCCCGTAGTCGGCGATCAGAGTGGCGCCCTTGTAGTCGAACACGTTGAAGCGGCCGGGAGCCGTCGCGGCGTCATTGACGAAGGTGGCCAGGCCGCGGCGGATGATGGCCCAGTCGATGCCCAGCGCCCACGCCGAGGCGATCGACGACATCGCGTTCTCGACCTGGAAGCCGATGGTGCCGTTGCGAGTCAGCGGGATCTCCGCCAGCGCGATGCGCACCTGGGTATCGCCCTCCGACGCCACGATCTCGGCGCCGTCGACAAAGACCACGCGCTTGCCTTGCGCGCGGTGCGTGGCCATCGCCGGCTGGTTCGGATCGTGCGCGAAGAAGGTCACGCTGCCGGGGCAGGCGTCGGCCATGCGCACCACCATCGGGTCGCCGGCGTTGAGCACGGCCATGCCGTGCGGCGCGACGTTCTGCACGATCACGCTTTTGAGCACCGCCAGGTCTTCCACCGAATTGATGTACGACAGGCCCAGGTGGTCGCCTTCGCCGACGTTGGTCACCACGGCCACGTCGCAACGGTCGAAGGCCAGGCCTTCGCGCAGCAGGCCGCCACGCGCGGTTTCAAAAACGGCCGCGTCGACATCGGGGTGCAGCAGCACGTTGCGCGCGCTGCGCGGGCCGCTGCAGTCGCCGGTGTCGATGCGCTCGCCCTGGATATAGACGCCGTCGGTGCCGGTCATGCCCATGCGCAGGCCGCTGGTGGCCATGATATGGGTGATCAGGCGCACCGTCGTGGTCTTGCCGTTGGTGCCGGAGACGGCCACCACCGGGATGCGGCCATCGTCGCCATCGGAGAACATGGTCGAGATGATCGCCTCGCCCACCGCGCGGCCCTTGCCGTACGACGGCTGCAGGTGCATGCGCAGGCCCGGCGCGGCGTTGACCTCGACGATGCCGCCGGCCTGTTCCTCGAACGGCTTGAGCATGGTCTCGCACACGGCGTCGACGCCGGCGATGTCCAGGCCCACCATCTGCGCCGCGGCCACGGCGCGCGCGGCGATGTCCGGGTGGACGTCGTCGGTCACGTCGGTGGCGCTGCCGCCGGTGGACAGGTTGGCGTTGTTGCGCAGCACCACGCGCGTGCCCTTGGCCGGCACGGAGTCGGCGGTCAGGTTCTGCTTGGCCAGCACGGCCAGCGCGATATCGTCGAAGCGGATCTTGGTCAGCGAGGTGGCATGGCCTTCGCCGCGGCGCGGATCGCGGTTCACTTCCTCGACCAGCTGGCGCACGGTGTGCACGCCGTCGCCGGTCACTTGCGGCGGGTCGCGGCGTGCGGCCGCCACCAGCTGCTTGCCCACCACCAGCAGGCGGAAGTCATGGCCGGGGATGTAGCGCTCGACGATCACGTCGGAACTGATGTCCGAGGCGACCTCGTAGGCCGTCATCACTTCCTCGCGGGTGCGGATCCGCACCGCCACGCCCTTGCCCTGGTTGCCGTCACGCGGCTTGACCACCACCGGGGCGTCGATTTCCTGCGCGGCGGCCCAGGCTTGCTCGGCGCTGCGCACCGAGCGGCCCAGCGGCACCGGCACGCCGGCGGCGTGCAGCAGGCTCTTGGTCAGTTCCTTGTCCTGCGCGATCGATTCGGCCACGGCGCTGGTGCGGTCGGTCTCGGCGGCCTGGATGCGGCGCTGCTTGCTGCCCCAGCCGAACTGCACCATCGAGCCCTGCGTCAGGCGCCGGTAGGGGATGCCACGCGCCACGCCGGCGTAGACGATCGAGCCGGTGCTGGGCCCCAGGCGCACGTCTTCGTCCAGGTCGCGCAGGCGATGCAGCGCGTCGGCCAGGTCGAAGGCGGAGTCGTCGCGCGCGGCCAGGCACAGGGCCTCGGCCAGCCCGAACGCGAGCCGGCCGACTTCTTCCTCGCTGTACTGCACGATCACCTGGTAGGTGCCGGGCTCCACCGTCTGCGCGGTGCGGCTGAACGTGACCGGGCAGCCGGCGGCCGCCTGCAGGCGCAACGCGGCGACTTCCAGCACGTGCGCGAGCGAGAGCTCGCCCGATTCCTCGTCCGGGCGCAGCGGCCCGATCTCGGGAAAGCGCGCGCGCAGCCGGTCTTCGAAGCCGGGCAGGTCCGACAGCATGTCGGCGGTGTCCTGGCAGGCCACGATGGCTTCAATGGCGGTGTGGCGGCACCACAGGTTCGGGCCCCGCAGGGCCCGGATACGGGAGACTTCCATGGAACGGTTCCGTGTCTTCTATGCGCTGTGTTCGGGCGCCGCGTCAGGCGCGGCGCGCAGGCTGGCCCATCCAGTGGTGCACCAGGTCGACGGTGGCCGCGGTGGCGGCCTCGTCGCACTGCAGCACCAGCAGGTCGCCCGGCACCAGCTGGCCGAGCGCGGTCTCGATGGCATTGGCACGTGCGCCTTCGTCGATGATCTTGGTCACGCGGCGGCCTTCGTACAGCCCTTGCTTGAGCAGCGCGCGCGCCTCGGCATCGGGCAGGTCGCGCTTGACGCTGCGGTCTTCGCACAGGAAGACGCGGTCGAAATGCTGGCCCAGCACCTTGCCCTGGCGCACCAGGTCTTCATCGCGGCGCTTCACGCCGGCGCCGTAGACGACCATGCGGCGTTCGGACGGGAAGCGGTCCAGCGCGGCCGCCAGCGCTTCCAGCGCGGGCGCGTTGTGGGCGTCGTCGACGACCACGGTGGCGCCGTTGCGCTCGAACAGCGTGAAACGGCCAGGCACGTCGACCTGGCCGACGTCGAACGTCACCACGCCGGCGCGGATCAGGTCGTTGGAGATGCCCAGCGCCCAGCCCGCGGCGACGGCCGCCAGCACGTTCTCGACCTGGAACGCCACGCGGCCGGCGTAGGTCAGCGGCACCGCGGCCACGTCGACCAGCGGCGTTTCCTTGCTGCCGACGGCCAGCACGATCTTGCCTTCGCGCACATACACCGCGCGCTTGCCTGCGGCGCGATGCGACATGATCGCGGGCAGCTCGGGCGTCAGGCCGAAGAAGATCACGTCGCCGTCGCACAGCTCGGCCATCTCGACCAGCCGCTCGTCGCGCGCATTCAGCACCGCGGCGCCATCCTTGAGCACCACGTCGACCTGCGTGCGCAGCACGTTGTACATGCGGTCCTCGTCCTCGACGTAGTAGTCGCCGAGGTGGTCGGGCTGGTCGAAGTTGGTGACCACGCCGACCTGGCAGCGGTCATAGACCAGGCCTTCGGACAGGATGCTGCCGCTGTCGTTCTCGAACACGGCGGCCTCGACCGCGCGGTTCATCAGGATGCGGTGGCCGGCGTCCCAGTTGGCGCGGTCGCCGCCCTGCACCAGGCGGCGGTCCAGGAACAGGCCGTCGCTGCTGGCCAGGCCGGTTTGCTTGCCCGACAGCTGCAGCAGGCGCGCGACCAGGCGCGCCACCACGGTCTTGCCGTTGGTGCCGGTCACGCCGACCACCGGGATGCGCCCGCAGTCGTCCTGCTCGGACTCGGGGAACAGGTGGTTGACGATGGCGCGGCCAACCGGACGCGGCGTGCCTTCGGCCGGCTTGATGTGCATCAGCAGGCCCGGACCGGCGTTGACCTCGACGATGGCGCCGCGCTGTTCGGCCAGCGGGCGCGAGATGTCCTCGGCCACCAGGTCCACGCCGGCGATGTCCAGTCCGACCACACGCGCGGCCAGCGATGCATGCGCGGCCACGCTCGGGTGGACGCGGTCGGTCACGTCGAAGGCGACGTTGCCGTTGCGCTGGATCAGCACGGTGCGGCCTTCCGCCGGCACCGAGCTGCCATCCATGCCCTGGCGCTTGAGCTCCAGCCGCGCGGCGGCATCCAGGCGCACGCGGTTCAGCGGGTGATCTTCGGTGCTGCCGCGCCGCGGATCGGAATTGATCTGCAGCTCGATCAGCTCGTCGATGGTGGACTTGCCGTCGCCGACCACGCAGGCGGTCTCGCCCATCGCGGCGGCAACCATGCGGCCGCCCACCACCAGCAGGCGGTGTTCGTTGCCGGGGATGAAGCGCTCGACGATGACGCCGCTGCCTTCGCCCAGCGCCACGGCGTAGGCAGTCTCGACTTCCTCGCGGGTGACCAGGTTGGTAAAGACGCCGCGGCCATGGTTGCCGTCGTAGGGCTTCACCACCACCGGCACGCCGATGTCTTCGGCGGCGTCCCAGGCGTCCTGGGGCGAGTCGACCATGCGGCCTTCCGGCACCGGCACGCCGCACGACTCCAGCAGGCTCTTGGTCAGGTCCTTGTCGCGCGAGATGCTTTCGCCGATGGCGCTGGTGCGGTCGGTCTCGGCCGTCCAGATGCGGCGCTGGCGCGCGCCATAGCCCAGCTGGACCAGGTTGCCGTCCGACAGGCGGATGGCGGGGATGTCCCGGTCGTCGGCGGCATCGACGATGCATGCGGTGCTGGGGCCGAGGCAGTGCTCGTCGACCAGGCGGCGCAGGTTGTCCACGGCGGCGGGGACGTCGAAGGGACGGTCCTCGATCGCGGCCATGACCAGGTCGCGCGCGCTGAACAGGGCGGCGCGGGTGACTTCTTCGTGCCAGGCACGGACGATCACTTTATACACGCCGCGCACCGGAGTCTCGCGCGCCTTGCCGAAGCCGCCGGGCATGCCCGCCAGGTTCTGCAGCTCAAGCGTCACGTGTTCCAGGATATGGCCGGGCCAGGTGCCTTCCTTCAGGCGCTGCAGGAAGCCGCCGCGCTCGCCGATGCTGCAGCGATGCTCGATCAGCGAGGGCAGCCATGCCGACAGGCGCTCGTAGAACCCCGGAATCGTGTTGGAGGGAAAGTCCTCCAGTTCCCCGATATCGACCCATGCCTCCAGCACGGGCCGATATGTCCACATATTCGGGCCGCGCAGCGACATGACATCGAAAATCTCAATGTCCTTCTTTTTCATTGAATTTGCTTGAGGCAGTGGGCGGAACGCCCGAGAAATGGAAGCCTAACCTTTCAATAACGTTACAGCTTAGTACAGGTTGACTTTCTTCGATTAAAAGTGTTTGTGCAGTGCATCAGGGCAACCCGCGGGTTCGCTGTTATTTACGTCGTTATGTATACTGCGGGCGAATTCACGGGCAGCCAGTGGGCGCCCGGCCTAAATTTGTTTCAAGTTATGTCCTTTTCCCCTGGACGCTGCATGCTGCGCCATCCATGACCCAGTCCTCCCTGCCTGCCCTCAACACCTTCCCCGCCGACGAGCCGTGGCGTGCCGAATCCGGAACGTGGCTCCGTCCCGGCGAAAACGTCCTGGCCGGACTGGTGCTGGACCTCGACGCGAGGCTGCATTTTACCCAAGGGTGGCTGGTTGTGACGGACCAGCGCATCGTTGCCCGCCCGCCAGGTGAAAAAAATGTGCGGGAATGGAACATCTCGCCCGAACTGCGCCTTTCCCATACCGATCATGCGGGGGTCGGCACCCTCGAACTGGCCGGCCCAAAGGGTCGGCTGGCCAGCTGGCGATATACGCTTGGTTACAATCCTGCCGCGCTGCGGCTGGCCGACCAGTTCGAGATGCGCCGCGATGCCACCTCCGCTACCGAAATTGGCGAGCCTGGCGAAGTGGCGTGCCCGACCTGCAAGGCGCCGCTGCCCCCGGATGAAGAGGAGTGCCCGCAGTGCAACCGCGAGCTGGAAACGCCACCGTCGACCTGGGCGCTACTGCGCCTGTGGCGCTTTGCCCGGCCCTACCGCTGGCAGCTGCTGGCCGGTTTCCTGCTGACGGTGCTGTCCACCGGCGCCACGCTGGTACCGCCGTACCTGACCATGCCGCTGATGGACAAGGTGCTGATTCCGTACCAGAACGGGGTACCGATCGATTACGACCGCGTGCGCATGTACCTGGGGGGCCTGCTTGGCGCCGCGCTGGTGGCATGGAGCCTGGGATGGGCGCGTACCTATCTGCTGGCACGCGTGTCGGAGCGCATCGGTGCGGATCTGCGCACAACGACCTACGAACATCTGCTTAAGCTGTCGCTGGAATATTTCGGTGGCAAGCGCACCGGCGACCTGATGGCGCGCATCGGCTCGGAAAGCGACCGCATCTGCGTGTTCCTGTCCCTGCACCTGCTGGACTTCGCCACCGACGTGCTGATGATCGTGATGACGGCCGTGATCCTGGTCTCGATCAACCCGTGGCTGGCACTGGTGACGCTGGTGCCGCTGCCGTTCATCGCCTGGATGATCCACCTGGTGCGTGACCGCCTGCGGCACGGCTTCGAGAAGATCGACCGTATCTGGTCGGAGATCACCAACGTGCTGGCCGACACCATCCCCGGTATCCGGGTGGTCAAGGCCTTCGCGCAGGAAAAGCGCGAAGTGACGCGCTTCCGCGAGGCCAACAAGCACAACCTGGCCATCAACGACCGCGTCAACGCGGTATGGTCGCTGTTCACGCCGACCGTGACCCTGCTGACCGAGATCGGGCTGCTGATCGTATGGGTGTTCGGCATCTGGCAGGTATCGCACAGCGCCATCACCGTGGGCGTGCTGGTTGCCTTCCTGACCTATATCAGCCGCTTCTATACGCGCCTCGATTCGATGAGCCGCATCGTTTCGGTGACGCAGAAGGCCGCGGCGGGGGCCAAGCGGATCTTCGACATCCTCGACCACGTCTCGAGCGTGCCGGAGCCGGTGCGTCCGACCAAGCTCGACAAGGTCGAAGGCGCCATCGACATGCGCGACCTGGGCTTCCGCTACGGCAACCGGGCGGTGATCCGCGGGCTGGACCTGTCGATCGCACCGGGCGAGATGATCGGGCTGGTCGGGCACAGCGGCTCGGGCAAGAGCACGCTGGTCAACCTGATCTGTCGCTTCTACGATGTTTCCGAGGGGGCGATCCGTGTCGACGGCGTCGACATCCGCTCGCTGCCGGTGTCCGAGTACCGCCGCCATATCGGCCTGGTGTTGCAGGAGCCGTTCCTGTTCTTCGGCACCATCGCCGACAACATTGCCTACGGCAAGCCGGATGCCACGCGCGAGGAGATCATCGCTGCCGCGCGCGCCGCGCATGCGCACGAGTTCATCCTGCGCCTGCCGCACGGCTACGACTCGCTGGTAGGGGAGCGCGGCCAGGCGCTGTCGGGTGGCGAACGCCAGCGCATCTCGATCGCGCGTGCGCTGCTGATCAACCCGCGCATCCTGATCATGGACGAGGCAACGTCATCGGTGGACACGCAGACCGAGAAGGAAATCCAGAAGGCGCTCGACAACCTGGTGCAAGGCCGCACCACCATCGCCATCGCGCACCGCCTGTCGACGCT
This genomic window contains:
- a CDS encoding glutamate/aspartate ABC transporter substrate-binding protein, producing MKPLHTRLATRRMLAAATLLLAAGAAQAADGDTLKKIKDSGVISLGYRESSIPFSYTDGKEVMGYSHEILLQIVDKVKSELKMPNLQVRLTPITSQNRIPLVQNGTIDIECGSTTNNLERQKQVAFSNSLFVYGIKMLTKKDSGVKEFTDLKDRNVVTTAGTTGERLLVKMNGEKAMNMNLISTKDHGQSFLILESGRAAAFVMDEPLLYGERTKAKSAGDWMVVGAPLQIENYACMFRKDDPSFKKLADGVIADLQTSGRAEKLYNKWFMSPIPPRNINMNYPLSADMKALFAAPNDKAYQ
- a CDS encoding transporter substrate-binding domain-containing protein, whose amino-acid sequence is MRSIRTGWFKSLLAASLMAGAGLAATAAHAADLLDTVKQAGVLKIGLEGTYPPFGFRGAKNELEGFDVDVARAVAGKLGVKPEFVTTEWSGIIAGLQAGKFDVIVNQVNVTPQRQQVLDFSTPYVYSDAQLIQRKDDKRQFKSLEDLKGHKLGVSLGSNYNELAKSVAGIDVKTYPGAPEYLRDLAAQRVDAALNDRLMVAYLVKTANLPLRAGAIVAGATTQVAIPFRKDNPKFAQAINHALEDLSKDGTLGKLSVKWFGTDVTKPAGKPVK
- a CDS encoding amino acid ABC transporter permease, whose amino-acid sequence is MSALQLVIDSLPVLLQGTLLTIKFALWSMVFGLVLGTVVALMGISHSRALKAVARAYVSIMRGTPLLVQIFVVYYGLPGVGIALEPTPAGVLTLSLNVGAYLSESMRGAILGVARGQWLAAYSLGLTPAQALRYVVGPQALRLAVPSLSNSLISLIKDTSLVSVITVTELLRTAQEVIAATYQPLPLYLAVAAIYWVLSTGLSGLQHMLERKLSLPGRH
- the cphA gene encoding cyanophycin synthetase: MKKKDIEIFDVMSLRGPNMWTYRPVLEAWVDIGELEDFPSNTIPGFYERLSAWLPSLIEHRCSIGERGGFLQRLKEGTWPGHILEHVTLELQNLAGMPGGFGKARETPVRGVYKVIVRAWHEEVTRAALFSARDLVMAAIEDRPFDVPAAVDNLRRLVDEHCLGPSTACIVDAADDRDIPAIRLSDGNLVQLGYGARQRRIWTAETDRTSAIGESISRDKDLTKSLLESCGVPVPEGRMVDSPQDAWDAAEDIGVPVVVKPYDGNHGRGVFTNLVTREEVETAYAVALGEGSGVIVERFIPGNEHRLLVVGGRMVAAAMGETACVVGDGKSTIDELIELQINSDPRRGSTEDHPLNRVRLDAAARLELKRQGMDGSSVPAEGRTVLIQRNGNVAFDVTDRVHPSVAAHASLAARVVGLDIAGVDLVAEDISRPLAEQRGAIVEVNAGPGLLMHIKPAEGTPRPVGRAIVNHLFPESEQDDCGRIPVVGVTGTNGKTVVARLVARLLQLSGKQTGLASSDGLFLDRRLVQGGDRANWDAGHRILMNRAVEAAVFENDSGSILSEGLVYDRCQVGVVTNFDQPDHLGDYYVEDEDRMYNVLRTQVDVVLKDGAAVLNARDERLVEMAELCDGDVIFFGLTPELPAIMSHRAAGKRAVYVREGKIVLAVGSKETPLVDVAAVPLTYAGRVAFQVENVLAAVAAGWALGISNDLIRAGVVTFDVGQVDVPGRFTLFERNGATVVVDDAHNAPALEALAAALDRFPSERRMVVYGAGVKRRDEDLVRQGKVLGQHFDRVFLCEDRSVKRDLPDAEARALLKQGLYEGRRVTKIIDEGARANAIETALGQLVPGDLLVLQCDEAATAATVDLVHHWMGQPARRA
- a CDS encoding D-amino acid dehydrogenase — protein: MRVVIVGAGVVGMTTAWRLAQDGHEVTVLERHQGPGEETSFANGGQLSYSYVAPLAGPGVMGKVPGWLLRRDSPMRFRPVADPAQWRWLAAFMGACNAGTSEATTRKLLRLGFYSRDQLQAFVAQHEHEDSGFGFDFARRGKLVVHRDEAAFASACRLLDYQARLGCEQQALDRDACVALEPALAGIREEIAGAIYTPSEEVGDCHRFCVSLARLLQHGGGRTGVSLRFGTVVHGLQQQGGRVTGVRTDAGEVPADAVVVAGGIGSVPLLRPLGVRPMLWPLKGYSITVPLASGARAPHISVTDFANKIVYARIGNTLRVAGMADLVRGGTRIDPERVGTLVAQTRALFDGIVPDLPLAQLQPWAGLRPATPDGLPLIGPSRVSGLWLNLGHGALGFTLAMGSAGLLADRLAGRRPALDAADFDAARA
- the cphA gene encoding cyanophycin synthetase, yielding MEVSRIRALRGPNLWCRHTAIEAIVACQDTADMLSDLPGFEDRLRARFPEIGPLRPDEESGELSLAHVLEVAALRLQAAAGCPVTFSRTAQTVEPGTYQVIVQYSEEEVGRLAFGLAEALCLAARDDSAFDLADALHRLRDLDEDVRLGPSTGSIVYAGVARGIPYRRLTQGSMVQFGWGSKQRRIQAAETDRTSAVAESIAQDKELTKSLLHAAGVPVPLGRSVRSAEQAWAAAQEIDAPVVVKPRDGNQGKGVAVRIRTREEVMTAYEVASDISSDVIVERYIPGHDFRLLVVGKQLVAAARRDPPQVTGDGVHTVRQLVEEVNRDPRRGEGHATSLTKIRFDDIALAVLAKQNLTADSVPAKGTRVVLRNNANLSTGGSATDVTDDVHPDIAARAVAAAQMVGLDIAGVDAVCETMLKPFEEQAGGIVEVNAAPGLRMHLQPSYGKGRAVGEAIISTMFSDGDDGRIPVVAVSGTNGKTTTVRLITHIMATSGLRMGMTGTDGVYIQGERIDTGDCSGPRSARNVLLHPDVDAAVFETARGGLLREGLAFDRCDVAVVTNVGEGDHLGLSYINSVEDLAVLKSVIVQNVAPHGMAVLNAGDPMVVRMADACPGSVTFFAHDPNQPAMATHRAQGKRVVFVDGAEIVASEGDTQVRIALAEIPLTRNGTIGFQVENAMSSIASAWALGIDWAIIRRGLATFVNDAATAPGRFNVFDYKGATLIADYGHNPDAIQALCNAVETMPAGRRVVVISGAGDRRDEDIRRQTQILGGVFDEVVLYQDQCQRGRADGEVLALLREGLQGAQRTSQVEEIRGEFLAIDTALSHLKPGDLCLVLVDQVEEALGHIAGRIAQG